One genomic segment of Paenibacillus xylanexedens includes these proteins:
- a CDS encoding cytochrome ubiquinol oxidase subunit I, which translates to MSSLDPVLLSRILTGLTLFVHIIFASIGVGVPLMIALAEWRGLRTNDMHYTLLARRWARGFVITVAVGVVTGTSIGLQLSLLWPMFMRVAGQAIALPLFMETFAFFIEAIFLGIYLYTWDRFKKKYTHMLLLIPVALGSSASAIFITTVNSFMNQPQGFTLINGIMKDIHPIAAMLNPATPTKVSHVLASSYTLSAGILAGIAAFSLLRGRDHVYYKKALKLTTVSALVFAISTVMIGDSSGKFLAKYQPEKLAAAEWHFKTMKEAPLVYGGILDENNEVKYAIEIPYALSILAGNRPDTEVKGLEEFPADLRPPLSIHYMFDLKVTTGVIILMIPVLYVLRRWLPGRKPYPKWLLLGIVLLGPLAMIAIELGWMFAEVGRQPWILRGYMKVAEAATTSTSVGWMLVLFILLYLILCFSCIRVLSKLFRNKEAEKELESLGLEGGIVH; encoded by the coding sequence ATGTCATCCCTGGACCCTGTTTTGCTCAGCCGGATACTAACCGGTCTTACCCTGTTTGTACACATTATTTTTGCCTCTATCGGTGTAGGCGTTCCACTCATGATTGCCTTGGCCGAGTGGCGAGGACTACGAACCAATGATATGCATTACACCTTGCTGGCACGGCGGTGGGCACGAGGTTTTGTCATCACCGTTGCCGTTGGAGTTGTTACAGGCACCTCGATCGGATTACAGCTCAGTCTGCTGTGGCCGATGTTTATGCGGGTAGCGGGTCAGGCAATCGCCTTGCCGCTGTTCATGGAGACGTTTGCCTTTTTTATAGAGGCGATCTTTCTTGGAATTTACCTCTATACGTGGGATCGTTTCAAAAAGAAATATACGCATATGCTGCTGTTGATTCCGGTAGCTCTCGGCTCATCTGCATCTGCGATTTTCATTACGACGGTCAACTCCTTCATGAACCAGCCTCAGGGATTCACCCTGATTAATGGCATCATGAAGGACATTCATCCGATTGCTGCCATGTTGAATCCGGCAACGCCAACCAAAGTGTCCCATGTACTCGCCTCATCCTACACCTTGAGTGCAGGTATTCTGGCGGGGATAGCCGCCTTCAGTTTGCTTCGGGGACGGGATCATGTGTATTACAAAAAAGCACTGAAACTCACGACGGTATCTGCGCTCGTATTTGCCATCAGCACCGTCATGATCGGCGATTCCTCTGGTAAATTCCTGGCGAAATATCAACCTGAGAAGCTGGCTGCCGCAGAATGGCATTTCAAGACGATGAAAGAGGCACCGCTCGTCTATGGGGGGATTTTGGATGAGAACAATGAGGTGAAATACGCCATTGAGATTCCCTATGCCCTTAGCATTTTGGCGGGTAATCGTCCAGATACGGAAGTAAAAGGGCTCGAAGAGTTTCCTGCGGATCTGAGGCCACCGCTGTCCATTCATTATATGTTCGACCTGAAGGTCACAACGGGAGTAATCATCCTGATGATTCCTGTGTTATATGTTCTGCGGCGCTGGTTGCCCGGGCGCAAACCATATCCCAAATGGCTGCTACTCGGCATTGTTTTGCTAGGGCCTCTAGCCATGATTGCCATCGAGCTGGGGTGGATGTTCGCTGAAGTTGGCAGGCAGCCTTGGATCTTACGCGGGTATATGAAGGTGGCGGAAGCAGCCACGACGTCAACTTCGGTAGGATGGATGTTAGTGTTGTTCATCTTGCTGTATCTGATCCTGTGTTTCTCGTGCATTCGGGTACTCAGCAAGCTGTTCCGCAACAAGGAAGCTGAGAAGGAACTGGAGTCTCTGGGGCTTGAAGGAGGGATTGTGCATTGA
- a CDS encoding PP2C family protein-serine/threonine phosphatase, with product MRILIVDDNPTNVIIIREILKKENYRDIVTASSAMEMFEVLGIGEESNELRPRPSDIDLILLDMMMPEMDGIEACSIVQKFENLKDIPIIMVTAIGDSKKLAEALDAGASDYVTKPINKVELMARIRLALRLKQEKDWHKERDQRIQDELKLAAMVQNAVLSPAIRDPLFQVHAIYKPSFELAGDLYSWYPLGEGRYGVLLLDMMGHGISSSLFTMFIASVLKDTVTTYVDPEKVIQELNRRFNQLHLEKQLVQYYFTAIYLVVDTRMKRIDYVNAGHPPALFFRNDGSVTTFDSVCCPVGLFDKMDIEPQTIHYEGDGHIALYTDGLLEAVQGGQEEQHEFLIEKLTGSHQWNEAAMQAMFFDDEIPQERDDDKCLVWITLDKVAGDE from the coding sequence ATGAGAATACTTATTGTTGACGACAATCCGACGAATGTCATTATCATTCGAGAAATTCTGAAAAAAGAAAACTATCGTGACATTGTAACGGCGAGTTCCGCCATGGAAATGTTTGAAGTGTTGGGAATTGGGGAGGAAAGCAACGAACTTCGTCCAAGACCGTCGGATATTGACCTGATTTTGCTAGATATGATGATGCCCGAGATGGACGGTATCGAAGCCTGCAGTATTGTGCAGAAATTTGAGAATCTGAAGGATATACCGATTATTATGGTGACTGCCATCGGAGATTCCAAGAAACTTGCCGAAGCATTGGATGCTGGTGCATCTGACTATGTGACCAAACCGATTAATAAAGTCGAACTGATGGCCAGAATTCGACTCGCACTTCGTTTGAAACAGGAGAAGGATTGGCATAAAGAGCGTGATCAACGTATTCAGGATGAACTCAAGTTGGCAGCGATGGTCCAAAATGCTGTTTTAAGTCCGGCAATTAGGGACCCGCTGTTCCAAGTGCATGCCATCTATAAACCATCCTTTGAGCTTGCGGGTGATCTCTATTCTTGGTACCCCCTTGGGGAAGGCCGTTACGGAGTACTGCTGCTCGACATGATGGGACACGGGATATCTTCATCCCTGTTTACCATGTTTATCGCTTCTGTGTTGAAAGATACGGTTACCACTTATGTGGATCCAGAGAAGGTCATTCAAGAGTTGAACCGTCGTTTTAACCAGCTCCATCTGGAAAAACAATTGGTGCAGTATTATTTCACGGCAATTTATCTGGTCGTGGATACACGGATGAAGCGCATTGATTATGTTAATGCAGGGCATCCACCTGCTCTATTCTTCCGAAACGACGGCAGTGTCACCACATTTGACAGCGTCTGCTGTCCTGTTGGTTTATTTGACAAAATGGATATTGAACCACAAACGATCCATTACGAGGGTGACGGGCATATTGCACTCTATACGGATGGATTATTGGAAGCTGTTCAGGGCGGGCAGGAGGAGCAACATGAATTCCTGATCGAAAAACTGACCGGCTCACATCAGTGGAATGAAGCTGCCATGCAGGCCATGTTTTTTGACGACGAAATTCCCCAGGAGCGGGATGATGATAAATGTCTGGTCTGGATTACTCTGGATAAAGTGGCGGGGGATGAATGA
- a CDS encoding cytochrome d ubiquinol oxidase subunit II, with product MSFEIAGIAILWTFLFGYLIVASIDFGAGFFSFYSILTGHENKIHNIIQRYLSPVWEVTNVFLIFFVVGLVGFYPDSAFYYGTALLVPGSLAIVLLAIRGVYYAYNTYGNHGQNSRIYMALYGATGLLIPAVFSTILAISEGGIIEEVGDQVFFRWREFLTNPYTWSVVLLALVSVLYISAMFLSYYAKRAGDEPAYEVLREYALLWSLPTIFASFLAFLQINKQNPEHFEQMVNISWMFIASFICFVIAVSLVWKSKYLGWCFVAVMLQFAFAWYGYGRSHLPYILYPYINIYDSFTNRTMGIALITAFSLGLLVLIPSLVLIMKLFLFDANYVRGNSGKKKG from the coding sequence TTGAGTTTCGAAATTGCAGGCATCGCAATATTGTGGACGTTTTTGTTCGGTTACCTGATCGTTGCTTCGATTGATTTTGGCGCCGGGTTCTTCAGCTTTTACAGCATCTTGACCGGGCACGAGAACAAAATTCATAACATCATTCAGCGCTACCTGTCTCCAGTGTGGGAAGTGACGAATGTGTTTTTGATCTTTTTTGTGGTTGGACTGGTCGGGTTTTATCCGGACAGCGCCTTTTATTACGGGACGGCTTTGCTGGTTCCGGGTTCCCTGGCCATTGTACTGCTTGCCATCCGGGGCGTGTATTACGCCTACAATACCTATGGCAACCATGGGCAGAACAGCCGGATCTACATGGCATTGTATGGAGCGACGGGATTGCTGATTCCGGCGGTATTCTCCACCATTTTGGCGATATCCGAAGGCGGGATCATTGAAGAGGTGGGCGATCAGGTGTTTTTTCGCTGGCGTGAATTTTTGACGAATCCTTATACCTGGTCGGTTGTTTTGCTTGCACTGGTCAGTGTGCTGTACATCTCGGCGATGTTTCTTTCCTATTATGCAAAACGGGCGGGGGATGAGCCGGCATATGAGGTGCTTCGAGAGTACGCGCTGCTCTGGAGTTTGCCTACCATTTTTGCAAGCTTTCTGGCTTTTCTGCAGATTAACAAACAGAACCCCGAACACTTTGAGCAGATGGTGAATATTTCGTGGATGTTCATCGCTTCGTTTATTTGTTTTGTCATTGCCGTGTCGCTGGTGTGGAAAAGTAAATATCTGGGTTGGTGCTTTGTTGCTGTCATGCTTCAGTTTGCCTTTGCCTGGTATGGTTACGGGCGATCCCACCTTCCGTACATTCTGTATCCTTACATCAATATTTACGACAGCTTTACGAATCGGACGATGGGGATTGCGCTCATTACAGCGTTTAGTCTGGGGCTACTCGTGCTCATTCCTTCGCTTGTGCTGATTATGAAGCTGTTCCTGTTTGATGCCAATTATGTGCGCGGTAATTCTGGTAAAAAGAAAGGATGA
- a CDS encoding general stress protein, translating to MNSTNEQAYAKVVENGVQAVEAVKELQITGYLADQIFVLAHEKDRTDRIADTADAKEIGIKEEGVFDSLANLFRSRGDELRAKIVSMGFTEAEADFYESELDKGKVLVIAKKKD from the coding sequence ATGAATTCAACCAATGAGCAAGCTTATGCAAAAGTGGTAGAAAACGGAGTCCAGGCGGTAGAAGCGGTGAAAGAATTGCAGATTACCGGATACCTTGCTGATCAAATCTTTGTTCTCGCCCATGAGAAGGATCGTACAGATCGAATTGCCGATACAGCAGATGCCAAAGAAATTGGCATAAAGGAAGAAGGCGTATTTGATTCCTTGGCGAATCTGTTCCGCTCACGTGGTGATGAACTCCGGGCCAAAATTGTTTCGATGGGCTTTACCGAAGCCGAAGCGGACTTCTACGAGAGTGAACTCGACAAAGGTAAAGTACTCGTTATTGCTAAAAAGAAAGATTAA
- a CDS encoding ABC-F family ATP-binding cassette domain-containing protein gives MISTSGITLRYGKRALFEDVNIKFTPGNCYGLIGANGAGKSTFLKILSGEIEANSGEVHITPGERMAVLKQNHFEYDEYPVLETVIMGHARLYSIMKEKDALYAKADFTEEDGLRAGELEGEFAEQNGWDAEPDAAALLIGLGIVRDMHDKKMIELSGNEKVRVLLAQALFGRPNNLLLDEPTNHLDLESIQWLENFLMDYEGTVIVVSHDRHFLNKVCTHIADIDFGKIQMYVGNYDFWYESSQLALALQRDANKKKEEKIKELQAFIQRFSANASKSKQATSRKKTLDKITLDDLRPSNRKYPFINFKPEREAGKQLLTVDRIDKSIDGVKMLNDVSFVVNKGDKIAFVGPNGNAKSLLFDILMGETEADSGEYTWGITTTQAYFPKDNSQYFDGVDMTLVDWLRQYSKDQDETYLRGFLGRMLFSGEESQKKASVLSGGEKVRCMLAKMMQTGANALILDEPTNHLDLESITALNNGMIDFDGTMLFTSHDHQFIQTIANRIIEITPNGIIDRQMSYDEYLESDEIKELRNKMYPVEA, from the coding sequence ATGATCAGTACAAGCGGCATCACGCTCCGCTACGGAAAACGTGCACTTTTTGAAGATGTAAATATCAAATTCACGCCAGGGAACTGTTACGGCCTGATCGGTGCCAACGGAGCCGGCAAATCAACATTCTTGAAAATTTTGTCTGGTGAGATTGAAGCCAACTCGGGAGAGGTGCACATCACCCCGGGCGAACGTATGGCCGTTTTGAAGCAAAACCACTTTGAATATGATGAGTATCCGGTTCTCGAAACGGTCATTATGGGTCACGCTCGTCTGTATTCCATCATGAAAGAGAAGGATGCTTTGTATGCGAAGGCAGACTTCACAGAAGAAGACGGTTTGCGTGCAGGTGAGCTTGAAGGGGAATTCGCTGAGCAAAACGGCTGGGATGCTGAACCAGATGCAGCGGCGCTCCTGATCGGTCTTGGCATTGTTCGTGACATGCATGACAAAAAAATGATAGAGCTGAGCGGAAACGAAAAAGTCCGTGTATTGCTGGCACAAGCGTTGTTTGGCCGTCCAAACAACCTGTTGCTCGATGAGCCTACCAACCACTTGGATCTCGAATCCATTCAATGGCTGGAGAACTTCCTGATGGATTATGAAGGTACCGTTATTGTGGTATCCCATGACCGTCACTTCCTGAACAAGGTATGTACGCATATCGCAGATATTGACTTCGGTAAAATCCAGATGTACGTAGGTAACTATGACTTCTGGTATGAGTCCAGCCAATTGGCACTTGCTCTGCAGCGGGATGCCAACAAGAAAAAAGAAGAGAAGATTAAAGAGCTGCAAGCCTTTATTCAACGTTTCTCTGCGAACGCTTCGAAGTCCAAACAGGCGACTTCCCGGAAGAAAACGCTCGACAAAATCACATTGGATGACCTTCGTCCATCCAACCGTAAATACCCGTTTATCAACTTCAAGCCTGAACGTGAAGCAGGTAAACAATTGCTGACGGTAGATCGTATTGACAAATCCATCGATGGTGTGAAAATGTTGAATGATGTGAGCTTTGTGGTGAACAAAGGTGACAAAATTGCATTTGTTGGCCCGAACGGAAATGCCAAATCACTGTTATTTGATATTCTCATGGGTGAAACCGAAGCAGATAGCGGCGAATATACTTGGGGTATAACGACGACTCAGGCTTATTTCCCGAAAGACAACTCTCAGTATTTTGACGGTGTAGACATGACTCTCGTGGATTGGCTCCGTCAGTATTCGAAAGATCAGGATGAAACGTATCTGCGTGGATTCTTGGGCCGTATGCTGTTCTCCGGTGAGGAGTCCCAGAAAAAGGCTAGCGTACTCTCCGGGGGAGAGAAGGTTCGTTGTATGCTGGCAAAAATGATGCAGACAGGTGCAAACGCACTGATTCTGGATGAGCCAACGAACCACTTGGATCTTGAATCCATCACAGCACTGAACAACGGTATGATTGATTTTGACGGCACCATGCTGTTCACATCCCATGACCATCAGTTCATTCAAACCATTGCTAACCGGATTATCGAAATTACGCCGAATGGCATCATTGATCGCCAAATGAGCTATGACGAGTATCTGGAAAGTGATGAAATCAAAGAACTGCGCAATAAAATGTATCCGGTAGAAGCTTAA
- a CDS encoding DUF1328 domain-containing protein, translating to MLKWSVLFLIIALVAGIFGFFGIVEAAASIAKVLFFIFVVLFVISLITGRSRMR from the coding sequence ATGTTGAAATGGTCTGTATTATTTCTAATTATTGCACTGGTAGCAGGTATTTTTGGATTCTTCGGTATTGTTGAAGCAGCTGCTTCAATCGCGAAAGTACTCTTCTTCATCTTTGTTGTACTGTTCGTAATCTCCCTGATTACGGGACGCAGCCGAATGCGATAA
- a CDS encoding MBL fold metallo-hydrolase: MPKIRYNNIDNVSTDKTLKEFKQWREQRRSKVKDYSYTVPKHPPELDYLHANRDDTSITWIGHSTFFIQYYGLNIATDPVWAEKMGFQRRLGAPGIPIQDIPPLDVILISHSHYDHLHLASLRKLITAKTLLIVPDGLKRKMIRKGFHRCQEMKWWDHMTLGGVKITFVPAQHWTRRTLFDTNTSHWGGYVLESNQPATTSAAESAATTNNQDELSTESGKNETSKTSGGPPVLYFVGDTGYFQGFKTIGERFDIGVTLMPIGAYDPEWFMTSQHVTPEEALQGFVESGSQLMVPMHYGTFKLADDTPKEALDRLEVERERLGIGKERIRVLGHGETLRIHHEEGKRG; the protein is encoded by the coding sequence ATGCCGAAAATCCGTTATAACAATATCGATAATGTAAGTACGGACAAAACGCTGAAGGAATTCAAACAATGGAGGGAGCAACGGCGGAGCAAAGTGAAGGACTACTCCTACACCGTGCCCAAACACCCGCCTGAACTGGATTATCTGCATGCCAACCGGGATGACACAAGTATTACCTGGATTGGTCACTCCACGTTTTTCATTCAATATTATGGATTGAACATCGCGACTGACCCGGTGTGGGCCGAAAAAATGGGATTCCAACGCAGGCTCGGTGCCCCCGGCATTCCGATTCAGGATATTCCACCGTTGGATGTCATTCTGATATCCCATTCCCACTATGATCATCTGCATCTGGCTTCCTTGCGTAAGCTGATTACAGCCAAGACGTTGCTCATCGTACCCGATGGTCTGAAGCGCAAGATGATTCGCAAAGGATTTCATCGATGTCAGGAGATGAAATGGTGGGATCATATGACACTTGGCGGAGTCAAAATAACTTTTGTTCCTGCACAGCACTGGACGCGCCGAACGTTGTTTGATACCAATACGTCCCATTGGGGCGGTTATGTATTGGAATCGAATCAACCGGCAACGACTTCAGCAGCGGAAAGTGCTGCAACAACGAACAATCAGGATGAATTATCCACGGAATCAGGGAAGAACGAAACATCCAAAACATCAGGCGGTCCGCCTGTGTTGTATTTTGTGGGTGATACAGGTTACTTCCAGGGTTTCAAAACGATTGGAGAACGCTTTGACATTGGTGTTACCCTGATGCCTATCGGTGCCTACGATCCGGAATGGTTCATGACTTCTCAACATGTGACACCTGAAGAAGCGCTGCAGGGGTTCGTTGAATCCGGTTCACAGCTCATGGTTCCAATGCATTACGGCACATTCAAGCTGGCGGATGATACGCCCAAGGAAGCGTTGGATCGGCTGGAAGTCGAACGTGAACGTTTAGGCATTGGTAAAGAGCGGATTCGGGTGCTTGGTCATGGCGAGACGCTCCGGATTCACCACGAGGAAGGTAAACGGGGCTAA
- a CDS encoding cation diffusion facilitator family transporter, which yields MNAYEEIRKGERGAWVSIVAYLVLSAFKLICGYLFASSALLADGFNNLTDIVASVAVLIGLRISQKPPDSDHAYGHFRAETVAALVASFIMAMVGLQVLVEAVRSWYEGAFVAPNLWAAAVAVVCAVVMLGVYRYNHRLAKQINSQALMAAAKDNRSDAWVSIGAAVGIIGAQFGLPWLDKVAAIAVGLLICKTAWEIFRDSTHRLTDGFDQKELTDLRSSVARVPGVEMIKDVKARVHGSHVLVDVVIEVDGSLSLIEGHQICDRVEERLKRSHNIMHVHVHVEPKTEEVTGNP from the coding sequence TTGAACGCTTATGAAGAAATTCGAAAAGGGGAGCGAGGGGCTTGGGTTAGTATCGTAGCCTATCTCGTCTTATCTGCCTTTAAGCTGATCTGTGGATATTTATTTGCTTCCAGCGCCTTGCTGGCCGATGGTTTTAATAACCTTACGGATATTGTGGCATCCGTTGCTGTATTGATCGGGCTTCGGATCTCCCAGAAACCACCTGATTCGGATCATGCCTATGGTCATTTTAGAGCGGAGACGGTTGCTGCCTTGGTGGCTTCATTTATTATGGCTATGGTTGGGCTGCAAGTGTTGGTTGAAGCCGTCCGTTCCTGGTATGAAGGAGCCTTTGTTGCTCCAAATCTGTGGGCGGCAGCGGTGGCTGTAGTCTGTGCTGTGGTGATGTTAGGCGTATATCGTTACAATCACCGTCTGGCTAAACAAATTAATAGTCAGGCTCTGATGGCTGCGGCGAAAGATAATCGTTCGGATGCCTGGGTCAGCATAGGCGCTGCAGTTGGAATCATAGGTGCGCAGTTCGGACTTCCATGGCTGGATAAAGTAGCTGCGATTGCTGTAGGTCTGTTGATCTGCAAAACAGCTTGGGAGATTTTTCGGGATTCTACACATCGTCTTACCGATGGATTTGATCAGAAGGAACTGACGGATCTCAGATCATCAGTAGCACGTGTTCCCGGCGTTGAAATGATCAAGGATGTGAAGGCACGTGTGCATGGCAGTCATGTACTTGTAGATGTGGTTATTGAAGTGGACGGGAGTCTAAGCTTGATTGAAGGCCACCAGATCTGTGACCGAGTGGAAGAGCGGTTGAAGCGATCGCATAACATCATGCATGTACATGTACATGTGGAACCGAAGACGGAAGAAGTCACAGGGAACCCTTGA
- the cydS gene encoding cytochrome bd oxidase small subunit CydS gives MHPNIFLLMTPLLDPLSTEGVTGIPGITGLSFFETFTIMYAPPLIIAAAIVFLFVYLAVYKNPKD, from the coding sequence ATGCACCCAAACATATTCTTACTCATGACTCCCTTGCTGGATCCACTATCTACTGAGGGAGTCACGGGCATACCCGGTATAACCGGATTGAGCTTTTTTGAGACATTCACCATTATGTACGCCCCTCCACTGATCATTGCGGCTGCTATTGTCTTTCTGTTTGTATATCTGGCCGTATATAAGAATCCAAAGGATTGA
- a CDS encoding DUF948 domain-containing protein, translating to MIYQISVALIAVAFAVLVFFLIRTLKSAQGSLDNVSQTLQEVQKTIDELSYEVKQTVRHANDITVDVQHKMKKIDPVMESVENLGEVLNEVTAAAKQVSTTLMAKFQTKRNNAEQTKHAEAVHVTAPPATSTDRTLQSYEATYNGEAKGGKNWMKYIDVAANVWQRMRK from the coding sequence ATGATCTATCAAATTAGTGTGGCCCTGATTGCAGTGGCATTTGCAGTACTGGTATTCTTTTTAATTCGTACCTTGAAATCCGCTCAGGGTTCTTTGGACAATGTCTCACAGACATTGCAAGAGGTACAGAAAACCATTGATGAACTTAGTTATGAAGTGAAGCAGACTGTAAGACATGCCAATGATATTACGGTGGATGTACAGCACAAAATGAAAAAAATTGATCCTGTTATGGAATCTGTTGAGAATCTGGGAGAAGTGTTGAATGAAGTGACGGCAGCAGCCAAACAAGTCTCCACAACGCTGATGGCGAAATTTCAGACCAAACGTAACAACGCTGAACAGACCAAGCATGCTGAAGCGGTTCATGTAACTGCACCGCCTGCTACATCAACGGATCGTACCCTGCAATCCTATGAAGCTACATATAATGGTGAAGCTAAGGGCGGGAAAAACTGGATGAAGTATATTGATGTTGCAGCGAATGTATGGCAACGGATGCGCAAGTAA